One Fibrobacter sp. UWH4 genomic region harbors:
- a CDS encoding carbohydrate-binding protein: MTIQKIAKSVGFVFGVAGLWSMAAASTVNVDLGEEHQVIRGFGGMVHNQWQGGGGLSEADAKIAFGTGEGTIGLNTLRIPVYASSNDFNKEVQAAKYAEKYAGDDFILYATPWTSPYAGANQHMASSNYQKYVDHLNSFNDYMKNQGVPLYAISISNEPDWCHEWACWSADEIYNFTKGYADKMRKNGVKVISTESFAYQKSLYDKVLNDASALKNWDILGAHFYASDRRTGDNFFQYSLADQKGVERWMTEHYTESQGSGNYWRTITNTGDQANANKRDTVNAMDVAYEIHRAMVVGNFNQYTWWYIRRCYGLIMEKDFGNKLQIPSNEIGKISKRGYVLSQFARFVRPGAFRVGATANPEKEVFASAYKSANGDSVIVVLVNRDYGSAKTVTVNVPGVSKLESFHMYTTSEAKNAKDEGFVDVKNGSVTITMESGATNKDCIVTLVGEIGDVVKTPREPFGGKAVELPGKIEAENFDIPGTGKENKTYNENDADDHGETNYREGTGVDIYKKATGYIVGYNQEGEWLEYTVNVKEAGDYTFFAAVASANATSGFNMTLDGKELTGDISVPKNDGEENYDDYNKVQKNVTLPAGEHILRFTVVGSWMDVDYFTFVKGKDATDPEPIGDSTTFMENRLRLPTEAENYRIFDMNGGFLGFVRAAGAQELKSNTASLVKRGGVYLAKSANGRVMRLQVTK; encoded by the coding sequence ATGACAATCCAAAAGATTGCAAAGAGTGTGGGTTTCGTCTTTGGTGTGGCGGGACTCTGGAGTATGGCTGCCGCTTCGACGGTCAATGTGGATCTTGGTGAAGAACACCAGGTAATCCGTGGCTTTGGCGGCATGGTGCATAACCAGTGGCAGGGCGGTGGCGGACTCTCCGAAGCCGATGCGAAGATTGCTTTCGGTACGGGTGAAGGTACAATCGGCCTCAATACGCTCCGTATTCCGGTGTATGCAAGCTCAAACGATTTTAATAAAGAAGTACAGGCCGCAAAGTATGCCGAAAAGTACGCCGGCGATGACTTTATTTTGTATGCAACTCCGTGGACTTCTCCGTATGCGGGGGCAAACCAGCACATGGCTTCTTCGAACTACCAGAAGTACGTGGATCACCTGAACAGCTTTAACGATTACATGAAGAATCAGGGCGTTCCTCTGTATGCAATTTCCATCAGTAACGAACCGGACTGGTGCCATGAATGGGCTTGCTGGAGCGCCGACGAAATCTACAATTTCACCAAGGGCTATGCCGACAAAATGCGCAAGAACGGGGTCAAGGTGATTTCGACGGAGTCTTTTGCCTACCAGAAAAGTCTGTATGACAAGGTGCTGAACGATGCGAGCGCCCTCAAGAACTGGGACATTCTCGGTGCGCACTTCTACGCCAGCGACAGAAGAACTGGGGATAACTTCTTCCAGTATTCTTTGGCTGACCAGAAGGGCGTAGAACGCTGGATGACGGAACACTACACCGAAAGCCAGGGTAGCGGTAACTACTGGCGCACGATTACGAATACGGGTGACCAGGCGAACGCCAATAAGCGCGATACCGTGAATGCCATGGATGTGGCTTACGAAATCCACCGCGCTATGGTCGTGGGCAACTTCAATCAGTACACCTGGTGGTATATCCGCCGTTGCTACGGCCTAATCATGGAAAAGGATTTTGGCAACAAGCTCCAGATTCCGTCTAACGAAATCGGCAAGATTTCTAAGCGCGGCTATGTGCTTTCCCAGTTTGCTCGCTTTGTGCGTCCGGGAGCTTTTCGCGTGGGCGCTACGGCTAATCCCGAAAAAGAAGTGTTCGCTTCTGCCTACAAGAGCGCAAACGGCGACAGCGTCATCGTGGTGCTCGTGAACCGCGACTACGGCTCGGCTAAAACCGTGACGGTGAACGTGCCGGGTGTATCGAAACTCGAAAGCTTCCACATGTACACCACGAGCGAAGCGAAGAACGCAAAGGACGAAGGCTTTGTGGATGTGAAGAATGGCTCCGTGACCATTACTATGGAATCGGGTGCAACGAACAAGGACTGCATCGTGACGCTCGTGGGCGAAATCGGCGACGTGGTCAAGACTCCGCGTGAACCGTTCGGCGGCAAGGCCGTAGAACTTCCGGGCAAGATTGAAGCCGAAAACTTCGACATTCCGGGAACCGGCAAGGAAAATAAGACCTACAACGAAAATGACGCTGACGATCACGGCGAAACCAATTACCGCGAAGGTACGGGCGTTGATATCTACAAGAAGGCGACTGGCTATATCGTGGGCTACAACCAGGAAGGTGAATGGCTGGAATACACCGTGAACGTGAAGGAGGCTGGCGACTACACCTTCTTTGCCGCCGTGGCCTCCGCGAATGCGACGTCGGGCTTTAACATGACACTCGACGGCAAGGAACTCACGGGCGACATTTCTGTCCCGAAGAACGACGGCGAAGAAAACTACGACGACTATAACAAGGTGCAGAAGAACGTGACTCTCCCGGCGGGCGAGCATATCCTCCGCTTTACGGTGGTGGGTTCCTGGATGGACGTGGATTACTTCACCTTCGTGAAGGGCAAGGATGCGACTGATCCTGAACCGATCGGTGATTCTACGACCTTTATGGAAAATCGTCTGCGCCTGCCGACCGAAGCCGAAAATTACCGTATTTTCGACATGAATGGCGGCTTCCTTGGCTTTGTCCGTGCGGCAGGAGCTCAGGAACTGAAGTCCAATACGGCAAGTCTTGTGAAGCGTGGCGGTGTCTATTTGGCGAAATCTGCAAATGGCCGCGTTATGCGCCTCCAGGTGACAAAGTAG
- a CDS encoding carbohydrate-binding protein, with translation MDFRNVWKDFGLKKAACMVAGLAAFGLADNPISTYHYLADPGAAADDEYFYIITDSDDPAPANSEGYKIYALYAFRSKDMQNWTDYGIIYDARKVNGINDIWASGIAVHDGTFYIVFPDGGGGGIGYIKAPAIDGPWTNAVGQGKDKLVGGRGIIGCDGVSWCFDPGIFIDDDGTTYVTWGGGESTSRPNTDNFDIVKLNDAKDAPVGNGSHVKVNNLPTRKMLEASYIHKHKGTYYFSYSTGWQQGAPTIDYGMSNNVMGPYTWKGTILGDPSMNGRSINGNNNHHGIAEFKGHSYVVYHDRRIAKGHNGLEIIPADDGQPKPNEGFHRSVSVDEMFYNADGTIQTVKVTDEGPKQIENFDPYDWYPALTSSKQKGIRSRSNFVVGKRAEHVLIPLSSKESWIRVSGVDFGTAATGFTVEASSAADGNKIEIRTGSATGTLAGTCSLKNTGSKNTYAENKCEVSGLKGIVNQLFLVFKGSQDSTMYVKAWGFEGSGTTPPEPQKPFGGTAWAIPGKIEMENFDEPGTGRGAGVDSYSDNDSDDHGAESNGGKSYREGTGVDIYKKATGYVVGYNQASEWLEYTVNVKESGDYTMFAAVASANATSGFKLSIDGDDITEEIAVPQASSGEENYDDYNKVSANVKLTAGEHILRFTVTGDWMDIDYINFVAGKDADDTDPIGTDAIGQGAKFNVAASASFDVFDLKGSKIASFTARNMAEASKLWRDGSIKGAEKASGICLIRNRANGMIAKVRAAR, from the coding sequence ATGGATTTTAGGAATGTTTGGAAAGATTTTGGCCTTAAAAAGGCTGCTTGTATGGTTGCGGGTCTCGCTGCTTTTGGTCTCGCAGACAACCCGATTTCTACCTATCACTACCTGGCAGACCCGGGTGCTGCCGCCGACGACGAATACTTCTACATCATTACGGACTCCGACGACCCGGCGCCCGCAAATTCCGAAGGCTACAAGATTTACGCCCTCTATGCATTCCGCAGCAAGGATATGCAGAACTGGACCGATTACGGCATTATTTACGATGCACGCAAGGTGAACGGCATTAACGACATCTGGGCGTCTGGCATCGCGGTGCATGACGGTACGTTCTACATTGTGTTCCCCGATGGCGGTGGTGGTGGCATTGGTTACATCAAGGCCCCTGCAATTGACGGCCCGTGGACAAACGCCGTGGGCCAGGGCAAGGATAAGCTTGTCGGTGGCCGTGGCATTATCGGCTGCGATGGCGTTTCCTGGTGCTTTGACCCGGGCATCTTTATCGATGACGACGGTACGACCTACGTGACGTGGGGCGGTGGCGAAAGCACCAGCCGTCCGAATACCGACAACTTTGATATTGTCAAGCTGAACGACGCGAAGGATGCTCCGGTGGGTAACGGCTCTCACGTGAAGGTGAACAACCTGCCGACCCGCAAGATGCTCGAAGCGTCCTACATCCACAAGCACAAGGGCACTTACTACTTCTCTTACAGTACCGGTTGGCAGCAGGGTGCGCCTACTATCGACTATGGCATGTCGAACAATGTAATGGGCCCGTACACCTGGAAGGGTACGATTCTCGGCGACCCGAGCATGAACGGCAGAAGCATCAACGGCAATAACAACCACCACGGTATTGCCGAGTTTAAGGGCCATTCTTACGTTGTCTATCATGACCGCCGTATTGCAAAGGGGCATAACGGTCTTGAAATTATCCCGGCCGATGACGGTCAGCCGAAGCCGAACGAGGGTTTCCACCGCAGCGTTTCCGTAGACGAAATGTTCTACAATGCTGACGGCACCATTCAGACGGTGAAGGTGACGGACGAAGGCCCGAAGCAGATCGAGAACTTCGACCCGTATGATTGGTACCCGGCTCTCACGAGTTCCAAGCAGAAGGGGATCCGTAGCCGCTCCAACTTTGTCGTGGGCAAGAGGGCTGAACACGTGCTGATTCCGCTTTCCAGCAAGGAATCCTGGATCCGCGTGAGTGGCGTGGACTTCGGTACTGCGGCGACCGGCTTTACGGTCGAAGCTTCGAGTGCTGCTGACGGCAATAAGATTGAAATCCGCACGGGTTCTGCAACAGGAACTCTCGCGGGAACTTGCTCGCTCAAGAATACCGGCAGCAAGAACACTTACGCCGAAAACAAGTGCGAAGTTTCTGGCCTCAAGGGCATCGTGAACCAGCTGTTCCTCGTGTTCAAGGGTAGCCAGGATTCGACCATGTACGTGAAGGCTTGGGGCTTCGAGGGCAGCGGTACGACTCCTCCTGAACCGCAGAAACCGTTCGGTGGCACGGCCTGGGCTATCCCCGGCAAGATTGAGATGGAAAACTTTGATGAACCGGGGACTGGCCGTGGCGCAGGAGTCGATTCCTACAGTGACAATGATTCCGATGACCATGGCGCCGAAAGCAATGGTGGCAAGAGCTACCGCGAAGGCACCGGCGTCGATATCTACAAGAAGGCTACGGGTTATGTCGTGGGTTACAACCAGGCCAGCGAATGGCTGGAATACACCGTGAATGTGAAGGAATCCGGCGACTACACGATGTTCGCGGCGGTGGCTTCCGCCAATGCGACCTCTGGCTTCAAGCTCTCTATCGACGGCGACGACATTACCGAAGAAATTGCGGTTCCGCAGGCGAGTTCCGGCGAAGAGAACTATGACGACTACAACAAGGTCTCTGCCAACGTGAAGCTGACTGCTGGCGAACATATCCTCCGCTTTACCGTGACCGGTGACTGGATGGATATCGACTATATCAACTTTGTCGCGGGTAAGGATGCCGACGATACCGATCCGATCGGTACGGACGCTATCGGTCAGGGCGCAAAGTTCAATGTCGCTGCTTCGGCTAGCTTCGACGTGTTCGACTTGAAGGGCTCAAAGATTGCAAGCTTTACCGCCCGCAACATGGCAGAAGCGTCCAAGCTTTGGCGTGATGGCTCTATCAAGGGTGCAGAGAAGGCTAGCGGAATTTGCCTGATCCGTAACCGTGCCAATGGCATGATAGCAAAGGTGCGAGCAGCCCGTTAA